A genomic segment from Mycoplasma sp. 1018B encodes:
- a CDS encoding IS1634 family transposase, with product MSNYILYKRNNPKGIYLAIGISKGYGKGIGDLVGLGYWNEIKNKYSLQNIEDLKAIAKLVPFTNNKVEAKSKFFELLEPTSVETNVKNVGIDLIYKIIKELDLFSSLPKSKHKSLEEVLEFIIGTRIIFPRSYICQYKNKNDFLQNVEIKKSSIYNYFDTFFTNKETILFNLYNKLQELTNRNTKQLHFDNTTVYFESFSRKGIRQKGFSKDGKHDEDQIVIAMATDNNEIPFHYKIFEDNTADSQTLIKFLIEMERIYKIKDITIIVDRGISQNSNLRFLEQKGYKYIVQKRIDNLSEADKKFIIEDKDYMLEHEIFSKSRFVESVWANNRKKKRFNQTLRKQIVYFSPAKEKLDRIKRAFSIAKYEKKSINNVICLSDLVPEYKKKYMDVEGKTIAKLNYSKIRKIADQDGFYMIETNIPDLTAQRANEIYRQQWKIEEGFRTLKSSLEVRPMFVHKDSHIQAHVFLCFLALIVLKYSIYKLKKFYEDNGEIQKITMNMFIDALKLITITTKTVNGKVVGEIINNLDPNHYELNKIYKDFLFVIENLSL from the coding sequence ATGAGCAATTACATCTTATATAAAAGAAACAACCCAAAAGGTATCTATTTAGCAATAGGAATTTCAAAAGGTTATGGCAAAGGAATTGGTGATTTAGTTGGTTTAGGATATTGAAATGAAATTAAGAATAAATATTCTTTGCAAAACATTGAAGATTTAAAGGCAATCGCAAAATTAGTTCCATTTACAAACAACAAAGTTGAAGCAAAGAGCAAATTTTTTGAATTGTTAGAACCAACATCTGTTGAAACCAATGTTAAAAATGTTGGAATTGATTTAATTTACAAAATTATCAAAGAGCTAGACTTATTCAGTTCATTGCCAAAAAGTAAACACAAATCATTAGAAGAAGTTCTTGAATTTATCATTGGAACCAGAATTATTTTTCCAAGAAGCTATATTTGTCAATACAAAAACAAAAATGATTTTTTACAGAACGTTGAAATCAAAAAATCATCAATTTATAACTATTTTGATACTTTTTTCACAAACAAAGAAACTATTTTGTTCAATCTTTACAATAAATTACAAGAATTAACTAATAGAAACACTAAACAATTACACTTTGACAATACAACTGTTTATTTTGAAAGTTTTTCAAGAAAAGGGATAAGACAAAAAGGTTTTTCAAAAGACGGTAAACATGATGAAGACCAAATTGTAATAGCAATGGCAACAGACAATAATGAAATACCTTTTCATTACAAAATTTTTGAAGATAATACTGCAGATTCACAAACTTTAATTAAGTTTTTAATTGAAATGGAAAGAATTTACAAGATTAAAGACATAACAATTATTGTCGACAGAGGAATTAGTCAAAATTCTAACTTAAGATTTTTAGAGCAAAAAGGTTATAAATACATTGTTCAAAAACGCATTGATAACCTTAGTGAAGCAGACAAAAAATTCATCATTGAAGATAAAGATTATATGTTGGAACATGAAATATTTTCAAAAAGCAGATTTGTTGAATCTGTTTGAGCAAACAATAGAAAAAAGAAAAGATTTAATCAAACTCTTAGAAAACAAATAGTTTACTTTAGCCCAGCAAAAGAAAAGCTTGACAGAATAAAAAGAGCTTTTTCGATAGCCAAATATGAGAAAAAATCAATAAATAATGTAATTTGCTTAAGCGATCTTGTTCCAGAATATAAGAAAAAATATATGGATGTTGAAGGCAAAACAATTGCCAAATTAAACTACTCTAAAATTAGAAAAATAGCTGATCAAGATGGTTTCTATATGATTGAAACCAACATACCAGATTTAACAGCACAAAGAGCTAATGAAATTTATAGACAACAATGAAAAATTGAAGAAGGTTTTAGAACATTGAAATCTTCGCTTGAAGTTAGACCGATGTTTGTTCATAAAGATTCTCACATTCAAGCGCATGTTTTCTTGTGTTTCTTAGCGTTGATTGTTTTAAAATACTCAATTTATAAACTCAAAAAGTTCTATGAAGATAATGGTGAAATTCAAAAGATAACTATGAACATGTTTATAGATGCCTTAAAACTTATAACAATAACAACTAAAACTGTTAACGGTAAAGTTGTTGGTGAAATCATTAATAATTTGGATCCAAATCATTATGAATTAAACAAAATATATAAAGATTTTTTATTTGTTATAGAAAATCTATCATTGTAA